Proteins found in one Triticum aestivum cultivar Chinese Spring chromosome 4D, IWGSC CS RefSeq v2.1, whole genome shotgun sequence genomic segment:
- the LOC123098458 gene encoding uncharacterized protein produces the protein MLSPANQRRATNWIWKAVHRVRVLRLHVVHEQEPSPLSDLHLVSQHLTKLHLDGVSVNDSILDFSGCPALVELTMEYCDVFVKHLLSPSLKRLRFASCDSSEYTRILISLPSLVSLDLIEWQRGRAPLLGSLPWLARAVVELGDDAADRCSKGRFDDCGAYICHGCRYYYHHHHGDPEYGPGYDRNDSIFLKGLSEATDLELSAESDVIVFNRDLKWCPTFTKLKTLLLNDWCLAADHNALIYFLQHSPVLEKLTFQLSKAPPNVMKTEGIYKPLGQSVASNCLKLVEIRCAEIDSRVYKILKTLTTYGISLEKINITSRISRSGCFSFVCTSLKLEV, from the exons ATGCTATCGCCCGCGAACCAGCGGCGCGCCACCAATTGGATCTGGAAAGCGGTGCACCGTGTCAGGGTGCTCCGGCTTCATGTCGTCCATGAGCAGGAACCCTCGCCACTATCTGATCTGCATCTCGTTTCCCAGCACCTCACCAAGTTACATCTTGATGGTGTCTCTGTCAACGACAGCATTCTTGATTTTTCAGGCTGTCCGGCATTGGTCGAGCTGACTATGGAGTATTGCGATGTTTTTGTTAAACACCTGCTGTCTCCATCCTTGAAACGTCTGCGCTTTGCCAGCTGCGATAGTTCAGAGTATACTCGCATTCTTATTTCTCTACCAAGTCTCGTTTCACTCGATTTGATTGAATGGCAACGAGGAAGGGCCCCATTGCTTGGAAGCTTGCCGTGGTTAGCAAGAGCCGTTGTTGAACTTGGTGATGATGCTGCTGATCGATGCTCTAAAGGTCGATTCGATGATTGTGGTGCTTATATCTGCCATGGTTGTCGttattattatcatcatcatcatgggGATCCTGAATATGGGCCTGGTTATGACCGCAACGACAGCATCTTTCTCAAAGGTTTGTCGGAAGCCACGGACTTGGAGTTGTCAGCTGAATCTGACGTG ATTGTTTTCAACAGGGATTTGAAGTGGTGCCCTACATTTACAAAGTTAAAGACTTTGTTACTCAATGACTGGTGTTTGGCTGCTGACCACAATGCACTGATTTATTTTCTCCAGCACTCACCAGTTTTGGAGAAGCTTACTTTTCAACTTTCTAAG GCACCTCCAAATGTGATGAAAACAGAAGGAATATACAAACCATTGGGACAGTCAGTTGCATCCAACTGTCTTAAACTTGTTGAAATCAGATGTGCAGAAATCGATAGCCGTGTTTACAAAATTTTGAAGACACTGACTACCTATGGAATAAGCCTTGAGAAAATTAATATCACTAGCAGAATTTCTAGATCTGGAT GTTTCAGTTTTGTTTGCACCAGTTTGAAATTAGAG GTATGA